In Candidatus Eisenbacteria bacterium, the following proteins share a genomic window:
- a CDS encoding GNAT family N-acetyltransferase: MNRKIIIRDEKDADAGAIHDVTAAAFENMEISNQTEPYIVEALRAAGALTVSLVAESDGRVVGHVAFSPVTVSDGTADWYGLGPVSVLPEYQRQGIGKALIEEGLSRLKSRNARGCCLVGDPKYYVRFGFQNAPEMVLEGVPPEVFQVLSFGGPVPQGTVVFHEGFLADGRQEGAEDPPRAVSERKKTRMDRGAIKRAYKEARQPMGVYEIRIEGEEKVFLDCTTDLRARFNRHRAELKFGSHRNKELQELWNGRGESAFRFSIIDELEHEEETASHVEEELETLAEMWMQKMRQRGDTVVRL, from the coding sequence ATGAACCGAAAGATCATCATTCGTGACGAGAAGGATGCCGACGCCGGCGCGATCCACGACGTGACCGCGGCCGCCTTCGAGAATATGGAGATCAGCAACCAGACGGAGCCGTACATCGTCGAGGCGCTCCGCGCCGCCGGCGCGCTCACGGTTTCCCTCGTCGCGGAGTCGGACGGCCGCGTGGTCGGGCACGTCGCCTTCTCCCCCGTGACCGTTTCGGACGGCACGGCGGACTGGTACGGCCTCGGTCCCGTCTCGGTTCTGCCGGAATACCAGCGGCAAGGGATCGGCAAGGCGTTGATCGAGGAGGGGCTCTCCCGGCTGAAGAGCAGGAACGCCCGGGGATGCTGCCTCGTGGGAGATCCGAAGTATTACGTGAGGTTCGGTTTCCAGAACGCGCCGGAGATGGTGCTCGAAGGAGTGCCGCCGGAGGTCTTCCAGGTCCTCTCCTTCGGAGGACCCGTTCCCCAAGGAACCGTCGTTTTTCACGAGGGATTTCTGGCGGACGGCCGGCAAGAGGGCGCGGAAGATCCTCCGCGCGCGGTTTCTGAAAGAAAGAAGACGAGGATGGACAGGGGAGCGATCAAGAGGGCCTACAAAGAGGCCAGGCAGCCGATGGGGGTGTATGAAATCCGGATCGAGGGAGAGGAAAAGGTTTTCCTCGATTGCACCACCGATCTGCGGGCCCGGTTCAACCGCCATCGGGCGGAACTGAAGTTCGGGAGCCATCGAAACAAGGAACTGCAGGAGCTGTGGAACGGGCGGGGCGAGTCCGCCTTCCGGTTTTCGATCATCGACGAGCTGGAACACGAAGAGGAAACGGCGTCGCATGTCGAAGAGGAGCTGGAGACCCTCGCGGAGATGTGGATGCAAAAGATGAGGCAGCGCGGCGACACCGTGGTGCGTCTCTGA
- a CDS encoding GNAT family N-acetyltransferase yields the protein MNLEPLKRGRSVPLRGDLRAALLTSEDMPEIVEMLNTPAVVEYLFFAPSPDAVYEGYFRPIIENTGKAIREGTWPECPTIVIRDGAGKFMGMCGVDAVRLHPGNYEIGFQLPVHAWRQGIATAACRSMTALAFEELGAHKVAADCYAGNAGSRRVLEKCGYRREGIQEKYYKRESGFDDRVLYGMTAGYYAGRGK from the coding sequence ATGAACCTCGAACCTCTGAAACGCGGCCGTTCCGTGCCTCTGCGCGGTGATCTCCGCGCGGCACTCCTCACGAGCGAAGACATGCCGGAGATCGTCGAAATGCTGAACACCCCGGCGGTCGTGGAATATCTCTTCTTCGCCCCTTCGCCGGACGCGGTGTATGAGGGGTACTTCCGGCCGATCATCGAAAACACGGGGAAGGCGATCCGGGAAGGAACGTGGCCGGAATGTCCCACCATCGTCATCCGGGACGGCGCGGGCAAGTTCATGGGAATGTGCGGGGTGGACGCGGTGAGGCTGCATCCGGGGAACTACGAGATCGGTTTCCAGCTGCCGGTCCACGCCTGGAGACAAGGGATCGCCACCGCCGCCTGCCGGTCGATGACCGCCCTCGCCTTCGAGGAACTGGGCGCGCACAAGGTGGCCGCGGATTGCTACGCCGGAAACGCCGGCTCCCGGCGGGTGCTGGAGAAGTGCGGCTACCGGCGGGAAGGGATTCAGGAGAAGTACTACAAGCGGGAGTCCGGTTTCGACGACCGCGTTCTCTATGGGATGACGGCCGGGTATTACGCGGGAAGGGGGAAATGA